Genomic segment of Aliarcobacter trophiarum LMG 25534:
GCAATTATCAAATGTGGTGGAAAACAGTATAAAGTATCAGAAGGTGATATTATAGATATTGATTACACTGGTAAAGCTGCTAAAGAGAGTTTAGAAATAACGGATGTTATTGCAGTTAATAATGGTGAGTTAAAAACAGGAGCTGCAGTTTCAAGTGCAAAAGTTGAAGCAGTTGTTGTTTTAGATGGAACAGGTGTAAATAGAGATAAAAAAGTTGTTATTTACAAAAAAAGAAGAAGAAAAGATTCTAAGTTAAAAAGAGGTTTTAGAAAAAGCTTCACTAAAATTAGAATTACAAAAATTGCTGCTTAAGCATTAAAAAAATTTAAGGAGAAATAAAATGGCTCACAAAAAAGGTCAGGGTAGTACTCAGAACAATAGAGATTCAGCTGGTAGAAGACTTGGTGTTAAGAAATATGGTGGTGAAGTTGTAGCTGCTGGAAATATTATTATTAGACAAAGAGGAACAAAAGTTCACTTAGGAAATAATGTTGGTATGGGAAAAGATCATACAATATACTCTTTAATTGACGGTGTTGTTAAATTTGAGATTAAAGATAAAAAAAGAAAAAAAGTTTCTGTTTACGCTTCGTAGGCAAGAGATTTAGTTTTTTTTGAAAAGGGTGTATGTTTTACCATACACCCTTTTTTTATTTATAAAGGAAAACTATGTTTATAGATAGTGCAAGATTTAGTGTAAGTAGTGGAAAAGGTGGACAAGGTTGTGCCTCTTTTAGAAGAGAAAAGTTTGTTGTTCAAGGTGGTCCAGATGGTGGAGATGGTGGACGTGGTGGAGATGTTTACTTTGTTGTAGATAATAACACAGATACTTTATCTTTTTATAAAGGGAAAAGAGTTTTTAAAGCAGACAAGGGACAACCAGGAATGGGAAGACAAAAAACTGGTAAATCTGGAGAACATCTTATTTTAATAGTACCTCCTGGAACACAAATAATAGATGATGATACAGATGAGATTTTATACGATTTACTTGAAGATGGTGAGAAGTTCCTTTTTCTTGAAGGTGGAAAAGGTGGACTAGGAAATGTTCACTTTAAAAACTCAAGAAATCAAAGACCTACATATTTCCAACCAGGGCTTCCAGGTATTTCAAAAAATATAAGATTGGAACTTAAGCTAATAGCAGATGTTGGACTTGTAGGCTATCCAAATGTTGGGAAATCTACTTTAATATCTGTAACATCAAATGCAACTCCAGAAATAGCAAATTATGAGTTTACAACACTTACTCCAAAATTGGGAGTTGTAAATGTTGGAGAGTATAGTTCTTTTGTAATGGCTGATATTCCTGGAATCATTGATGGTGCAAGTGAAGGAAGAGGTTTAGGACTTGAATTTTTAAAACATATAGAAAGAACAAAGACACTTCTATTTACAATAGATGTTGCAAATCATAGAACTATGATTGAGCAATATAATGTTTTAAAAGAGGAGCTTTTAAAGTTTTCAGAAGAGCTTGCACAAAGAGATTTTGCAATAGTTTTGAGTAAAATAGATGCTTATTATGGTGAAGATTTACAAAAAGATATAGAGGAGTTTTTAAAAGCTTTAAATTTAGAAAGCTCAAGTAAAAATGAGTTTAAATTTGATAATAATTTACCATATTTTGTACAAGATTTAATCTTTTCAAAAAAAGATAGTAGTAAGCCATATTTTGTTTTACCAATCTCTTCCCTTGATAAAACAAATATTAATTCACTAAAATATGCACTTTACACTATGCTAGGAAAGTAGATGAAACGAATAGTTATAAAAGTTGGAACGGCTGTTTTAACACAAGATGATAATACGAAATTAGCATTAAATAGGATAGAGAATCTAGTAAAATTAATCTCAACATTAAAAAATGATAAAAAATTAGAGATTATCTTTGTTAGTTCAGGAGCTGTTGGGGCTGGTTATACTTTGTTGCAATTAGATAAAAAAGATTTAGTAAATAAACAAGCTTTAGCAGCAGTTGGTCAACCTGTATTAATAAAGACTTACCAAGAGCTTTTTTCACAATATAATATAGATATTGCTCAAATGTTATTTATAGCAGATGATTTTGATTCAAGAAAAAGATCTAAAAATGCAAAAAATGTTATGGAAAGGTTGCTTGTAAACAATATCTTACCAATTATAAATGAAAATGATATTATTTCGACAGAGGAGCTAATAGGAGACAACGACCAATTAGCAGCATATATAACTCACTATTTTAAAGCTGATATGTTAGTTATTTTAACAGATATTGATGGATATTATAATAAAAATCCACGAGAATTTCCTGATGCAGAACTTCAAAAAATAGTATCAACAATAAGTGAAGATGAGCTATTTAAAAAACCTAGTGCAAATTCTAAATTTGCAACAGGTGGAATAGTAACAAAACTAAAAGCAGCTGATTTCTTAATGCAAAAAGATATTCCTATGTATTTAACTAGCGGTTTTGATTTAACAAATGCTTATGAGTTTTTAGTAAATAAAAACCACAAAAGTGGAACGATTTTTAAAAAATAGGAGTTTTATATGAAAAAAAAGATTTTATTTATGGGAACTCCCTCTTATGCAACAGAGATTTTAAAAGAGCTTATATCAAATAAAAACTATGAAGTTGTAGCTATTTTTACTCAAGAGGATAAACCTGTTGGAAGAAAACAGATTTTAACACCACCACATATAAAACAATATTGTATAGAAAACTCTATTGATATTCCAATACTGCAACCTAAAAAGATAAAAGATAACCTTGTAGCATATATAACTATAAAAGAGTTAGAACCAGATTTTATTGTTGTTGCTGCCTATGGTCAGATTTTACCAAAAGAGATTTTATCTGTAGCCCCTTGTATCAATTTGCATGCTTCAATTTTACCAAATTATAGAGGAGCAAGTCCTATTCAAGAAGGAATTTTAAATGATGATAAGTATTTAGGAGTTACTTCTATGCTTATGGAAGAAGGACTTGATTGTGGTGATATATTAGGAGTTTCATATCTAAAAAATGAAAAAAATATGCTTGTTGATGAAGCTTTTACAAAGTTATCAATTTTAGCAACAAAGCTTACAATTATAACTTTAGATAATTTTGATAAATTAAAGCCAATAAAACAAAATAATTCAGAGGCAAGCTTTTGTAAAAAGATTAAAAAAGAGGATGGAGAAGTTGACTTTTCTAGTGCGAAAGAGCTATTTTTAAAATATAAAGCGTACTCTTTTTGGCCAACTGTTTTTTTGAAGTCAGAGCTTAAATTAAAAGATATAGAGCTTATAGATGACAACTCTTTAAATATTGCTGGAGAGATTTTGGATATTTCAAAAGATTATATTATTGTTGGTTGTGAACAGGGGAGATTAAAAATTAAAACTCTACAAGCTCCATCAAAAAGTTCTATAAATAGTGTTGAATATATAAGAGGACAAAGATTAAATATAGGAGAAATTTTAAATTAAATTAAGTTATATTTACTTTAGTTTAAAATCTTTTGTATATAATCCACATAAAATTTTTAATAGATAAGAAATAAAGGAAAAATGTTATGTCAAAAGAGATAGTTTTAGATGATTATGCTTTTTTAGTTAGTGAAACTGATGAAAAAGGGATAATTATCTTTGCAAATGATGACTTTTGCAAGATAGCTGGATATGGAATTGATGAATTAATAGGAAAACCTCATAATACTGTAAGGCATCCAGATATGCCAAAAAGTGCATTTAAAAGCTTATGGGAAACTGTAAAAAGTGGTAATATTTGGACTGGATATGTAAAGAATGCAACAAAAGATGGGAATTATTATTGGGTATATGCAACTGTCTATCCAACAATTACAAGTGAAGGAACAAAAGGTTACCTATCTTGTAGAAGAAAAGCAAGTGCCGAAGAGATAGCTTCTCATGAAATTTTATATGCAGAGCTAAAAAAGAGTGAAAAAGTAGCTTAAGATTTAAAATCTTAAGCTAAGTAAGAAACAAACATAGTAATTGTAAATAGACTTACAATTACTCCTAAAACTAAAGAGTTTATAGCAATTTTTTCATCTAAGCCACCTTTTATAGCTAAAACTGCAGCCATTGTCATAGGAGGCATTGCAACTTCTATTATTGTAACTTTTACCCAAGTTTCATCAATATTGTAGAAAAATTTAAATATAAAAAGTATAATAATTGGAACTATAATCATCTTTAAAACAACAGCAACACTTACTATATGTAATTTCGTAAATATATGTTTTAGCTCCAGTTTCATTCCTATTGCAATCATAGCAATTGGTACAAGAGTACTTCCTAAATTTGAAGTTGTATATAAAATATATTTTGGAACTTCAAAGTTTTTTGCAAATATTGTAATAAAAAAAACAATCATTGGTGGAAATAAAAATATGGATTTTGATATATTTAAAATAGAGTTTTTCCTTCCACTTCCCCATGTTATAATAATCATACCAACAGATACTAAAAGTAAAAATGAGCCAAAAATATCATAAATAACTCCATAAACAATAAAATCTTGACCATAGAAAGCATCAATATAAGAAAAACCTATAAAAGAGGTATTTCCAAAAGTTGCCATAATCATAAAAGTAGCAAGACTAACTCTAGATAGCTTCATTGCTTTTCCAATAATATATGATAAAAAAAGATTAAAAAATATTATTCCCATAAACATAAGAATAAGCCACAAAATTTTTGTATCTAAATTAAGTGGGTAAATTTTTGAAAAAACAATAGCTGGAAGTGAAAAATAAATTATAAAATCCACAAGAGCTTTTGAGTTATCTTGAAAAATGATTTTAAATAGATAACCAAAAAGCAGATAAATAGCTATTGGTAAAATAGGGTCTAACATAAACTCTCCTTTAGAAGTTTTGATTATAATTAATATAATCTTTTAAAAAAGTTATATATAATTTCAAAATGAAAATTATAAGATTATATGAAGTTGATTCAACACAAAAATATTTAAAAGAGTATGTAAGTAAAAATGATAAAGAACTCCCTTTGTGCGTGACAGCAAAGATACAAACATCAGGAGTTGGAAGTAGGGGTAATTCATGGGTTGGAACAGATGGAAACCTTTTTTTCTCTTTTGCTCTAAAAAAAGAGAATTTACCACAAGATTTGCCTCTTCAAAGTGCTAGTATATATTTTACTTTTATATTAAAAGAAATTTTAGAGAAAAAAGGGTCAAAACTATTTTTAAAATGGCCAAATGATTTCTATATAGAAGATAAAAAAATTGGTGGAGCAATAACTTCTATTTCTAAAGATATACTTTTTTGTGGAATAGGCTTAAATCTTTTTGAAGTAGATAGTAGTTTTGGTAAACTTGATATAAAACTAGATATAAATGAGGTATTAGAGTTATATTTTAAAGAAATTGAAAAAAAGACTTCATGGAAGCAAATTTTTAGTCTATTTAAGATAGAATTTATTCATTCTAAAAAGTTTCAAGCAACTATTGATAATGTCAAAGTTTCACTTGAGAAAGCTATTTTAAATAGCGATGGTTCTATACAAATTGAAAACAAAAAGGTATTTAGTTTAAGATGACAGAGATTATTTCAATAGCAAATCAAAAAGGTGGAGTAGGAAAAACTACAACCGCAGTAAATCTTAGTGCGGCTTTAGCACTAGATGGTAAAAAAGTGTTACTAATAGATGCAGACCCACAAGCAAATGCTACAACTTCTTTAGGATTCCATAGAGATACATATGAATATAATATTTATCATGTAATGCTAGGAACAAAAGACCTTTCAGAGATTAT
This window contains:
- the rplU gene encoding 50S ribosomal protein L21 gives rise to the protein MYAIIKCGGKQYKVSEGDIIDIDYTGKAAKESLEITDVIAVNNGELKTGAAVSSAKVEAVVVLDGTGVNRDKKVVIYKKRRRKDSKLKRGFRKSFTKIRITKIAA
- the rpmA gene encoding 50S ribosomal protein L27; amino-acid sequence: MAHKKGQGSTQNNRDSAGRRLGVKKYGGEVVAAGNIIIRQRGTKVHLGNNVGMGKDHTIYSLIDGVVKFEIKDKKRKKVSVYAS
- the obgE gene encoding GTPase ObgE; its protein translation is MFIDSARFSVSSGKGGQGCASFRREKFVVQGGPDGGDGGRGGDVYFVVDNNTDTLSFYKGKRVFKADKGQPGMGRQKTGKSGEHLILIVPPGTQIIDDDTDEILYDLLEDGEKFLFLEGGKGGLGNVHFKNSRNQRPTYFQPGLPGISKNIRLELKLIADVGLVGYPNVGKSTLISVTSNATPEIANYEFTTLTPKLGVVNVGEYSSFVMADIPGIIDGASEGRGLGLEFLKHIERTKTLLFTIDVANHRTMIEQYNVLKEELLKFSEELAQRDFAIVLSKIDAYYGEDLQKDIEEFLKALNLESSSKNEFKFDNNLPYFVQDLIFSKKDSSKPYFVLPISSLDKTNINSLKYALYTMLGK
- the proB gene encoding glutamate 5-kinase → MKRIVIKVGTAVLTQDDNTKLALNRIENLVKLISTLKNDKKLEIIFVSSGAVGAGYTLLQLDKKDLVNKQALAAVGQPVLIKTYQELFSQYNIDIAQMLFIADDFDSRKRSKNAKNVMERLLVNNILPIINENDIISTEELIGDNDQLAAYITHYFKADMLVILTDIDGYYNKNPREFPDAELQKIVSTISEDELFKKPSANSKFATGGIVTKLKAADFLMQKDIPMYLTSGFDLTNAYEFLVNKNHKSGTIFKK
- the fmt gene encoding methionyl-tRNA formyltransferase; the encoded protein is MKKKILFMGTPSYATEILKELISNKNYEVVAIFTQEDKPVGRKQILTPPHIKQYCIENSIDIPILQPKKIKDNLVAYITIKELEPDFIVVAAYGQILPKEILSVAPCINLHASILPNYRGASPIQEGILNDDKYLGVTSMLMEEGLDCGDILGVSYLKNEKNMLVDEAFTKLSILATKLTIITLDNFDKLKPIKQNNSEASFCKKIKKEDGEVDFSSAKELFLKYKAYSFWPTVFLKSELKLKDIELIDDNSLNIAGEILDISKDYIIVGCEQGRLKIKTLQAPSKSSINSVEYIRGQRLNIGEILN
- a CDS encoding PAS domain-containing protein; protein product: MSKEIVLDDYAFLVSETDEKGIIIFANDDFCKIAGYGIDELIGKPHNTVRHPDMPKSAFKSLWETVKSGNIWTGYVKNATKDGNYYWVYATVYPTITSEGTKGYLSCRRKASAEEIASHEILYAELKKSEKVA
- a CDS encoding AEC family transporter, whose amino-acid sequence is MLDPILPIAIYLLFGYLFKIIFQDNSKALVDFIIYFSLPAIVFSKIYPLNLDTKILWLILMFMGIIFFNLFLSYIIGKAMKLSRVSLATFMIMATFGNTSFIGFSYIDAFYGQDFIVYGVIYDIFGSFLLLVSVGMIIITWGSGRKNSILNISKSIFLFPPMIVFFITIFAKNFEVPKYILYTTSNLGSTLVPIAMIAIGMKLELKHIFTKLHIVSVAVVLKMIIVPIIILFIFKFFYNIDETWVKVTIIEVAMPPMTMAAVLAIKGGLDEKIAINSLVLGVIVSLFTITMFVSYLA
- a CDS encoding biotin--[acetyl-CoA-carboxylase] ligase yields the protein MKIIRLYEVDSTQKYLKEYVSKNDKELPLCVTAKIQTSGVGSRGNSWVGTDGNLFFSFALKKENLPQDLPLQSASIYFTFILKEILEKKGSKLFLKWPNDFYIEDKKIGGAITSISKDILFCGIGLNLFEVDSSFGKLDIKLDINEVLELYFKEIEKKTSWKQIFSLFKIEFIHSKKFQATIDNVKVSLEKAILNSDGSIQIENKKVFSLR